From the genome of Streptomyces xanthophaeus:
GCGGCGGACCAGCTCCCAGTCCTCGCGGGGCAGTACCTCGGGGGCGCGGCGCAGCCGGCTGAAGTACAGGGACCGGTTGCGCCGCGCCACGAAGGCGTTGGTGTCCAGGAAGGCCTCGTGGGCGGCGCGGCGGCGGTCGAAGGGCACCGAGAGGACGTCGTGGTCGGTGCCGTCGGGCAGCACCCTGCGCAGGGCGGTGTAGACGGCGTCGGGCCCGTCGGGTGCCTCCAGCGTGGCCAGGGCCTGTTCCAGGTGGTCGGGCTCCCAGAGGTTGTCGTCGTCGAGGAAGGCCACGTAGCGCGACCTGGTCAGCCGGATCCCCACGTTGCGCACGACTCCGGCGGTCGCCGTGTTGCGGGCCAGGGAGACCGCGAACAGTCGTGGATCGTCCGGCAGTTCGGGGAGGCCCGCGCCGTCGTCGACGACGATGACCACCTGGTCGGTGACCGTCTGGGCGAGCGCGGAGCGGACCGCCGCGCGCAGTGCGTCCGGGCGCCGGTGGGTGGGGACGACGGTGGCGACCAGGGCGGCCGGGGGCTCGCCCAGGGCGGCGGCGAGACGGTGGGTCTCGGCGTCCTCGAAGCGGCGCAGCCGCAGGGCGGTGGGGGCCAGCAGGACCTTGTTCCTGGCTTCGAAGAGCACCAGCCAGCCGAAGGTCCGTTTGAGCAGTTCCCAGGGGGCGCGCGCGATCCGGCGCATCATGTGCTGTCGGTCCTCTCGGTGGTCAGGAGGCGGGTGGGGGGTCGACGGGCCTGCCGTCGGACATGCGGTTGCCCTTCCACACGTTCCCCGCGCCGCCCGCGTTCCAGGCGGTGGCGGCGCCGTAGGCCCCGGCGGCCGGGTGGTACTGGGTGGAGAAGACGTTGTTCGTGACCTGGATTCCGGTGGCGCCCGGGCCGCCGCCGTAGAGGGCGTACGCTCCCCCGGCCAGCCAGTTGCCGTCGACGACGACGGAGGAGACCACTCCGGTGTCGGCGAACAGGCCGACGGCCGCGGTGGCGCCCCGGTCCACCGCGGTGGAGTTGAGCAGGGTGTTGCGGCGGATGGTCAGCCGGCCCTTGTTGCCGCCGCCGCTGATGACGGCGTCGGTGTGCTGCCATTCGCCGCCCTGGTTGCGGAACGCGACGATGTCGTGGACGTAGTTGTCGTGCAGATCGCCCTGCCCCATGGACAGTGCGTTGCCGAACACGGAGATGTCGCACCAGCCGACCTCGATCGAGCTGCCGCCCATGTTGGAGACGGCGTAGTTGACCCCTCCGTTGTCGGGGCCCTTGCCGGGGACGGCGGTGATCGTGGTGTGCAGGACCTTCAGTCCGCTGTAGCCGGGGCGCAGGTTGATCCCCCACCAGTTGGTCGAGGTGATCCGGCTGTCGATGACGGTGACGTCGTTGGCGTAGATGTCGAGGGACCCGCGGATGTCCCAGCCCTTGATGACCGTGCCGTCCTGCTTGACGGACATGTTCCCGGTGTCGTGCCGCTCCAGCTCGATCCGCGGGCCGGTGGTGCCGGCATCGGGGAATCCGCAGGTGCCGGGCGAGGTGCAGGCGGGGGTGGCGGGCGGCGGTTCGCTCCCTGACGGCGAGGCGGGCGGGGAGGCGGTCGGGGAGGGCGTGCCGGAGGTGGACGGCGAGGCCGAGGGCGGGGGCGGGTCGGTGGCGGAGGGGGCGGCGGGCCCGGTGGCGCCGGGCGCGGCCGTGTGCTCGCTCACGCCGGTGCGGTCGGCCTGGTAGAGGGTGAGGACGACGGCGAGCACCACTCCGGCGAGCAGCCACGCCGTCAGGCGCCTTCGGTGCTGTGTCACAGCTGTCTAGCCTTTGAGTAAGGCGCGGCCGGGCAGGACGCACAGGACGTAGCAGAGGGTGCCGGCGGCTCCGGTCGCCAGGAGCGCGAGCACGCTGTCGCCCAGGTACCGCTCCAGGACGAGGAGTACGGCGGCCATCACCGCGCCGCCGAGCAGCGGCCAGGCGCAGGCCCGGGCGACGGTGCCCAGGCGGATGCCCCCGCGGTGCAGGGCGAGGAGGAACACCGGGACCACGACGGCCCCGGCGACCAGGACGTGACCCTGGGCCACTCCGACGATCCCGCCGGTGCGGGCGCCGATCACGAGGGCCGGGATCAGGATGATCAGCCAGAGTCCCTGGACGCCGATGAGCGAGCGGCGCCGGCCGATGGCGACCAGGCAGTCGTAGGCGAGTTCGCAGCCGATGCGGACCAGGCCGAGTGCCATCAGCCAGGGCAGGGCCCGGGCGGCGGGCAGCCAGCGTTCCCC
Proteins encoded in this window:
- a CDS encoding glycosyltransferase family 2 protein gives rise to the protein MMRRIARAPWELLKRTFGWLVLFEARNKVLLAPTALRLRRFEDAETHRLAAALGEPPAALVATVVPTHRRPDALRAAVRSALAQTVTDQVVIVVDDGAGLPELPDDPRLFAVSLARNTATAGVVRNVGIRLTRSRYVAFLDDDNLWEPDHLEQALATLEAPDGPDAVYTALRRVLPDGTDHDVLSVPFDRRRAAHEAFLDTNAFVARRNRSLYFSRLRRAPEVLPREDWELVRRYGRRHEVRHLPRATVRYLVNPDSFWTSWDGS